Proteins encoded within one genomic window of Rhizobium favelukesii:
- a CDS encoding SDR family NAD(P)-dependent oxidoreductase has product MANLAQLLASMKIPDLAGKAVLITGASTGIGAALARAFAAQEVKLGIHYNASREPAEALAEEIRAAGGTAHLVHGDVSREGESERVVEETARTFGHLDGLINNAGGMLGRKPTAEYTDEHYMKVMDLNARSVLAATRAAHPWLKKQGGFIINTTSIAARNGGGNGAVLYAASKGFVSTITRGHAKEFVPDRIRVNAVAPGVIATPFHERYTNDEQMEMQRKSIPMGFVGTPEDCVGAYLFLASPTLSGYVTGQIIEVNGGQLMP; this is encoded by the coding sequence ATGGCAAATCTTGCACAATTGCTTGCATCCATGAAGATTCCGGACCTTGCCGGCAAGGCGGTGCTGATCACCGGCGCTTCGACGGGAATCGGTGCTGCCTTGGCGCGCGCTTTTGCCGCCCAGGAGGTGAAGCTCGGCATTCACTATAATGCCAGCCGGGAGCCGGCCGAAGCGCTTGCCGAAGAAATCCGGGCGGCAGGCGGCACGGCGCATCTCGTGCATGGCGACGTGTCACGGGAAGGCGAGAGCGAACGCGTCGTCGAGGAGACGGCCAGAACCTTCGGGCATCTTGACGGGTTGATAAACAATGCCGGCGGCATGCTCGGGCGCAAGCCAACCGCTGAATATACCGACGAGCACTATATGAAGGTCATGGATCTGAACGCTCGCTCGGTGCTCGCCGCCACACGCGCGGCCCATCCGTGGCTGAAGAAGCAAGGCGGGTTCATCATCAACACGACCTCGATTGCGGCCCGCAACGGCGGCGGCAACGGCGCCGTGCTTTATGCGGCGTCAAAGGGTTTTGTTTCGACCATCACCCGCGGCCACGCCAAGGAGTTCGTTCCCGACCGCATCCGGGTCAACGCTGTGGCCCCTGGCGTCATCGCCACACCGTTTCATGAGCGCTATACGAACGACGAGCAGATGGAGATGCAGCGCAAATCCATCCCGATGGGTTTTGTCGGGACACCGGAAGATTGCGTCGGCGCCTACCTGTTCCTCGCATCTCCAACGCTTTCCGGTTATGTCACCGGCCAGATCATCGAGGTCAACGGCGGCCAGCTGATGCCCTAA
- a CDS encoding glutathione S-transferase family protein, translating into MAYELYYWDGIQGRGEFVRLALEEARADYVDVARQSGRGLGAGVMLELMHSRLEAHIPFAPPFLKDGELIVSHVANILFYLGPKLGLAPKVEKLRYVANGLQLTITDLVAEVHDTHHPIATSRYYEEQKQEAKARSAAFISERIPKFCGYFEQVLQQNPKGSSHIVGDTLSYVDLSLFQVIDGLRYAFPNAMKAYATAYPALAALHDTVSKRPNLAAYLRSERRLAFNEEGIFRHYPELDVAT; encoded by the coding sequence GTGGCATATGAACTGTATTATTGGGATGGAATTCAGGGCCGCGGCGAGTTTGTGCGTCTGGCACTGGAAGAAGCGCGGGCAGACTATGTCGACGTTGCCAGACAGTCCGGACGTGGGTTGGGCGCCGGCGTCATGCTGGAGTTGATGCACAGCAGGCTCGAAGCCCACATTCCATTCGCGCCGCCATTTCTCAAAGATGGCGAGCTGATTGTCTCTCACGTCGCCAACATCCTCTTCTATCTCGGCCCGAAGCTTGGACTTGCGCCTAAGGTCGAAAAGCTCCGCTACGTCGCCAACGGCCTGCAGCTGACGATCACCGATCTGGTAGCGGAGGTGCACGACACGCATCACCCGATCGCGACATCACGTTACTACGAGGAGCAGAAGCAGGAGGCGAAAGCCCGTTCCGCCGCTTTTATCAGCGAGCGCATTCCGAAGTTCTGCGGCTACTTCGAGCAGGTGCTGCAACAAAATCCCAAGGGATCAAGCCACATCGTTGGCGACACGCTTAGCTACGTCGACCTGTCCCTGTTCCAGGTGATCGACGGCCTGCGATATGCCTTTCCAAATGCGATGAAGGCTTATGCGACGGCCTATCCAGCTTTGGCAGCGTTGCACGATACTGTCTCAAAGCGCCCCAACCTCGCCGCCTACCTACGCTCGGAGCGACGCCTCGCCTTCAACGAGGAAGGCATCTTTCGGCACTACCCTGAACTCGATGTTGCGACGTAG